A window from Drosophila nasuta strain 15112-1781.00 chromosome 3, ASM2355853v1, whole genome shotgun sequence encodes these proteins:
- the LOC132794318 gene encoding alpha N-terminal protein methyltransferase 1 — MSNTLDKDLLSRMDNVNVAEHESTENDDAQLANNIEQAEATTNRDAIGTENKVVPEFYNKAQKYWAEVPATVNGMLGGLGYISAIDIQGSKNFLREIKVPGKKLALDCGAGIGRVSRNLLMPLFATVDLVEQDTAFTEKARELCTSEEGGRRNSLGEIYNVGLQEFSPSHKYDLIWCQWVLGHLTDQDLVAFFRRMRLSLEPGAYFCMKENVSTSKTIIKDDEDSSVTRPLALYEESLKEAGFRIVRKVRQQNFPKGLFPVYMIACRPRT; from the coding sequence ATGTCTAACACACTCGACAAAGATTTATTGTCAAGAATGGACAATGTAAATGTTGCTGAACACGAAAGCACAGAAAATGACGATGCCCAATTAGCGAATAACATTGAGCAAGCGGAAGCGACGACTAATCGAGATGCCATAGGAACGGAAAATAAGGTTGTACCTGAATTTTACAACAAAGCACAAAAGTACTGGGCCGAGGTGCCAGCAACGGTCAATGGCATGCTCGGCGGCCTGGGCTACATCAGTGCCATCGATATACAAGGATCCAAGAATTTTCTGCGAGAAATAAAAGTGCCGGGGAAAAAGTTGGCATTGGATTGTGGAGCTGGCATCGGAAGAGTTTCACGCAATCTCCTCATGCCTTTGTTTGCTACTGTTGATCTTGTCGAACAGGACACAGCATTCACCGAGAAGGCACGCGAATTATGCACCTCGGAGGAGGGAGGTCGACGGAACAGTTTGGGAGAAATCTACAATGTGGGTCTACAGGAGTTCTCGCCTTCGCACAAATACGACCTCATCTGGTGCCAGTGGGTATTGGGTCACCTAACGGATCAAGACTTGGTGGCATTTTTTCGTCGCATGCGTCTGAGCTTGGAGCCTGGtgcatacttttgtatgaAGGAAAATGTCAGCACATCGAAGACAATTATAAAGGATGATGAAGACTCATCTGTCACGCGTCCTCTTGCGTTATACGAGGAGTCCTTAAAGGAAGCTGGCTTTCGAATTGTTCGAAAGGTGCGACAACAAAACTTTCCGAAAGGTCTTTTCCCAGTGTACATGATCGCCTGTAGGCCAAGAACATGA